The following are encoded in a window of Gramella sp. MT6 genomic DNA:
- a CDS encoding glycosyltransferase family 4 protein → MENNIQLLYYSNALVASHGGRLHSEAFCEEIEKDDRIQKLIRFPKSNNQKNIGSNSKIRKALKLIPALQIFFFYRRNKLSYLEIEKEIEKHKINIIHIRLDSNFLIIEKIKEKYPDILITTEVNASPFEENFKNILFKSYFKKLERSSLNFSDANFFVSNYLRKQILSKPNFNRDYVVPNGVDDKFFNIEKTPKKNKEVIFGYIGTLDFHKNLKVLIDAFKQVQSEKTNTKLLIIGDGPMMMDLKAYVNKTQLVNNVIFQGWVKHDEIVFFLQKFDIAIHHSAQPYMSPLKLFEYMASGLPVIGPDTPAVREIFDGNDLVFTNGEKNDLANKMLYLLDNPMLREEIGKNCKNKVKANYRWKHNAQRIINVMLDKIENRN, encoded by the coding sequence AAGAAATTGAAAAGGATGACCGGATTCAGAAATTGATTAGGTTTCCAAAATCTAATAACCAAAAAAATATAGGCTCAAATTCGAAAATTCGAAAAGCCTTAAAACTAATACCTGCCTTACAAATTTTCTTTTTTTATAGAAGAAATAAATTAAGTTACTTGGAAATTGAGAAGGAAATTGAAAAACATAAAATTAATATTATTCATATTAGGCTTGATTCTAACTTCCTAATAATTGAGAAAATAAAAGAGAAATATCCTGATATTTTAATAACTACAGAAGTGAACGCATCACCCTTCGAAGAAAACTTTAAGAATATTCTTTTTAAATCATATTTCAAAAAATTAGAAAGGAGTAGTTTAAATTTTTCAGATGCAAATTTTTTTGTCTCAAATTATTTAAGAAAACAGATTCTCAGTAAACCTAATTTTAATAGAGATTATGTCGTACCAAATGGAGTCGATGATAAATTTTTTAATATAGAAAAGACTCCAAAGAAGAATAAGGAGGTAATTTTTGGTTATATAGGTACTCTTGACTTTCATAAAAACTTGAAGGTTTTAATTGATGCTTTTAAACAAGTTCAATCAGAAAAGACAAATACCAAATTGTTGATTATAGGAGATGGGCCAATGATGATGGACCTTAAAGCCTATGTTAACAAAACACAACTAGTAAATAATGTAATATTTCAAGGTTGGGTGAAACATGATGAAATTGTGTTTTTTCTTCAAAAATTTGATATTGCTATTCATCATAGTGCTCAACCATATATGAGTCCTCTGAAATTATTTGAATATATGGCATCAGGGTTGCCAGTTATTGGTCCTGACACTCCTGCCGTTCGCGAGATTTTTGATGGTAATGACTTAGTTTTTACAAATGGTGAAAAGAATGATTTAGCGAACAAAATGTTATATCTCTTGGATAACCCGATGTTGAGGGAAGAAATCGGGAAGAATTGCAAAAATAAGGTTAAAGCTAATTATAGATGGAAACATAATGCACAAAGGATTATAAATGTAATGTTAGATAAAATTGAAAATAGAAATTAA
- a CDS encoding glycosyltransferase, with product MKVLYLIDTLEGYGAEKSLAHITCNFKNITPIFVHIYKGATLKPYLESNGIKVYSLNFSSKYSFSKVLPKIEEIYQAEKPDIIHATLFRSEIIARKLKKKLPEIILIGSFVSNSYSKQRFNNLSIVAKAKLISIQFYDFITSHHVDKFICNSYAIKETNSKALRISDSKIKVIYRGRSPMIEFNSELNIKNIRHSLGINNKDKVFINVSRLQQGKGHLDLIKAFSNLKVDYAKLLIAGEGLQRSILETEIKKLGLKGRVFLLGYRDDINKILKVSDYFVFPSYYEGLPGALIEAIFAKKPIIYSDIPENRECMPNEAGLKFNPGDIQKLAYLMKSVLEKPDDDLNQEIAYKYAKVKFDIQNVSSKYENFYKNLNIKN from the coding sequence ATGAAAGTCCTTTATTTAATTGATACATTAGAAGGTTATGGAGCTGAAAAGAGTTTAGCTCATATAACGTGTAATTTTAAAAATATTACACCAATATTTGTTCACATTTATAAAGGAGCCACATTAAAACCATACTTGGAATCAAATGGCATTAAAGTTTACTCACTAAATTTTTCGAGTAAATATTCCTTTTCGAAAGTTCTCCCAAAAATTGAAGAAATATATCAAGCAGAAAAACCTGACATTATTCATGCTACTCTGTTTAGATCAGAGATAATTGCTAGAAAACTAAAAAAAAAATTACCTGAAATTATTTTAATCGGCAGCTTTGTAAGTAATTCATATAGTAAACAAAGATTCAATAATCTTAGTATTGTTGCAAAGGCTAAATTAATATCTATTCAGTTTTATGATTTTATTACCTCACATCATGTGGATAAATTCATTTGTAATTCCTATGCAATTAAAGAAACTAATTCTAAGGCACTCAGGATATCAGATAGTAAAATTAAAGTAATTTATAGAGGACGGTCTCCAATGATAGAATTTAATTCTGAATTGAATATTAAAAATATTAGGCATAGTTTAGGTATTAATAATAAGGATAAGGTCTTTATCAATGTTAGCAGACTTCAGCAAGGTAAAGGACACCTTGATTTAATTAAAGCCTTTAGTAATCTTAAAGTAGATTACGCTAAATTACTTATTGCTGGAGAGGGACTTCAGAGATCTATTCTTGAAACCGAAATTAAGAAATTAGGGTTAAAAGGAAGGGTTTTCCTTCTTGGTTATAGAGATGACATTAATAAGATACTGAAAGTTTCTGATTATTTTGTTTTTCCTTCTTATTATGAAGGTTTACCAGGGGCACTAATTGAAGCGATATTTGCTAAAAAGCCTATAATTTATTCGGATATTCCAGAAAATAGGGAATGCATGCCCAATGAGGCCGGATTAAAATTTAATCCTGGTGATATTCAGAAACTAGCTTATTTAATGAAGTCAGTTCTTGAAAAACCTGATGATGATCTAAATCAAGAGATTGCTTATAAATATGCAAAAGTAAAATTCGATATTCAGAATGTTAGCTCTAAGTACGAAAATTTCTATAAAAATTTAAATATAAAAAATTGA
- a CDS encoding glycosyltransferase family 4 protein, producing MKIIQLIQRPQLRGAEIFACQLSSHLEELGNEVIVVTIFRGDSKLPFSGKIIELNLKQGYRFFDFKGWKEFHKIIKEFKPDIIQANAADTLKFASSSKRIFKWSVPIIFRNANKMGDFINSSLKLKLNNFYLQKINSVISVSKECENNFRETFFFPHDEIQTIEIGVEEVLPSGIPTDLEKIFKKGPVFCHIGSFVPEKNHKGLVKIFKRIVNNFPDSQLLLIGKGKLQEESKSLVYDLNIESNIHFLNYRNDVFDILAHSTAYLMPSFIEGLPAVILEAMYCKTPVVANNVGGIGEVLIEGQTGWPISVGDEDKFVNAVADIIKKSPYVDERVEAAKEMVMQRFLNSIIARRFMEAYKKVAD from the coding sequence TTGAAAATAATCCAGTTAATACAAAGACCTCAATTAAGGGGAGCTGAAATCTTTGCGTGCCAGCTTTCTTCTCATTTAGAAGAATTGGGAAATGAGGTTATTGTTGTAACCATTTTTCGTGGAGATAGCAAACTACCTTTTTCTGGAAAAATTATAGAATTAAACCTCAAACAGGGATATAGATTTTTTGATTTTAAGGGATGGAAGGAGTTTCATAAAATTATTAAGGAGTTTAAGCCGGATATTATTCAGGCTAATGCTGCGGACACTCTAAAGTTTGCATCTAGCTCTAAACGAATTTTTAAATGGTCTGTTCCTATTATTTTTAGGAATGCTAATAAGATGGGTGATTTTATTAATTCTTCTTTAAAACTTAAATTAAACAATTTTTACCTCCAAAAAATTAATTCAGTAATATCGGTAAGCAAAGAATGTGAAAATAATTTCAGGGAAACCTTTTTTTTTCCACATGATGAAATTCAAACTATAGAAATTGGAGTTGAGGAAGTATTGCCTTCGGGTATTCCCACGGATTTAGAAAAAATTTTTAAGAAAGGTCCCGTTTTTTGTCATATAGGTAGTTTTGTTCCAGAAAAGAATCATAAAGGATTAGTTAAGATTTTTAAACGAATTGTAAATAATTTCCCTGATTCTCAATTACTTTTAATAGGCAAGGGAAAATTACAAGAGGAATCAAAATCTTTAGTTTATGATCTGAACATAGAATCAAATATTCATTTCTTAAACTATAGAAATGATGTCTTCGATATTTTAGCTCATTCAACTGCATATTTGATGCCTAGTTTTATTGAGGGCTTACCAGCAGTAATTTTAGAAGCCATGTATTGTAAAACCCCTGTCGTAGCAAATAATGTAGGAGGCATTGGTGAAGTTCTTATAGAAGGACAAACAGGTTGGCCAATTTCAGTAGGTGATGAAGATAAATTCGTAAATGCAGTTGCTGATATTATTAAGAAATCTCCTTATGTTGATGAGAGGGTAGAAGCAGCTAAAGAAATGGTAATGCAAAGATTTTTGAATTCCATTATAGCTAGGCGATTCATGGAGGCTTATAAAAAAGTAGCCGACTAA
- a CDS encoding glycosyltransferase gives MPKIKVLHIIKSLGRGGAEMLLPETLKLHDHNKFDFHYIYFLPWKDQMVEYIQKIGGKVSCISAKNNIELIGKYPEVIEYCKNEKIDLIHCHLPWAGFLGRLIYRKTGIPVLYSEHNMQERYHFITKAINKFSFNSQSLAIGVSEDVSNSIKSNINPKIPVKTILNGVNTESFIRSENDSIRKQFDIPRDALVFGNVAVFRFQKRLVQWLRIFKNIKESNSHKVYGIIVGAGPLESEIQAEVEKLNLGNSVYFPGLQTNVKPYLEAMDVFMMSSSFEGLPIALLEAMSMECAIVSTNAGGIKEVIRNGKDGLLCDVDQWKDLEHLSNKLINDPELLKNLSINARERVKKEFSMVKMVEELERNYETFSV, from the coding sequence ATGCCAAAAATAAAAGTTTTACACATAATTAAATCTTTAGGTAGAGGAGGTGCTGAAATGTTACTCCCCGAAACCCTGAAATTACACGACCATAATAAGTTTGATTTTCACTATATCTACTTTTTACCCTGGAAAGATCAGATGGTAGAGTATATTCAAAAGATTGGTGGTAAAGTAAGCTGCATTTCTGCAAAGAATAATATAGAGTTAATAGGTAAATATCCTGAAGTAATTGAATACTGTAAAAATGAGAAGATTGATTTAATCCATTGCCATTTGCCGTGGGCTGGATTTTTAGGTAGGCTTATTTATAGAAAAACAGGTATTCCAGTTTTATATTCAGAACATAATATGCAGGAGAGGTATCACTTCATTACGAAAGCAATTAATAAATTTTCTTTTAATAGTCAGTCACTTGCAATAGGAGTTTCGGAAGATGTCTCAAATTCTATAAAATCCAATATTAATCCTAAAATTCCCGTTAAAACAATATTAAATGGCGTAAATACAGAGAGTTTTATCCGGAGTGAAAATGACTCAATAAGAAAACAATTTGATATTCCACGAGACGCATTAGTTTTTGGGAATGTAGCGGTTTTTCGTTTTCAGAAGCGACTAGTTCAATGGTTGCGCATATTTAAAAATATAAAAGAATCAAATAGCCATAAAGTATATGGGATTATAGTAGGTGCAGGACCTTTAGAATCTGAAATACAAGCTGAGGTAGAAAAACTTAATCTAGGTAATTCTGTATATTTTCCTGGTTTACAAACTAATGTTAAACCATATCTTGAAGCAATGGATGTTTTTATGATGAGCTCTTCATTTGAAGGTTTGCCCATAGCTCTATTAGAAGCAATGAGTATGGAATGTGCAATTGTTTCTACAAATGCTGGTGGAATTAAAGAAGTTATTCGAAATGGTAAGGATGGATTGCTTTGTGATGTAGATCAATGGAAGGATTTAGAACATTTGAGTAATAAATTGATCAATGATCCAGAATTACTTAAAAATTTAAGCATTAATGCTAGGGAACGGGTAAAAAAGGAATTTAGTATGGTCAAGATGGTAGAGGAATTAGAAAGGAATTATGAAACTTTTTCAGTATAA
- a CDS encoding GNAT family N-acetyltransferase produces the protein MTIREANKNDISGILNVLKASLGEQSSNKTIEVWSYKHLENPFGKSLVLIAEFEGKIVGVRAFMRWEWKKNNETFKAYRAVDTATHPEFQGKGVFKRLTLTALKYAENEGGDFIFNTPNSQSKPGYLRMGWVEVGRLKVSLLPVFSSIFKSNSHKYTQKISWTEAGSAKLFHKYNSDLGISNKLFTPKSKTYLEWRYLKCPLQKYRIDACDEYFIAGYVKHHSNFKELRISELIIGKVNKKLIKSIILNWAREHNVHFISFSYPTDIKLLTKLTGNYGPSFTLRCIQESKKITFDFIQLKNLDNWRYSLGDLELF, from the coding sequence ATGACAATTAGAGAAGCGAATAAAAATGATATTTCTGGAATTTTAAATGTTCTAAAGGCTAGTTTAGGTGAACAATCATCAAATAAAACTATAGAGGTTTGGAGCTATAAACATTTAGAAAATCCTTTTGGAAAGTCGTTAGTTCTTATTGCAGAATTTGAAGGAAAAATAGTAGGTGTAAGAGCATTTATGAGATGGGAATGGAAAAAGAATAATGAAACATTTAAGGCTTATAGAGCGGTAGATACTGCGACTCATCCAGAATTTCAAGGCAAAGGAGTATTTAAGCGATTAACTTTAACAGCTTTAAAATATGCAGAAAATGAAGGGGGGGATTTTATTTTTAATACACCTAACTCTCAAAGTAAACCAGGATATCTAAGAATGGGTTGGGTAGAAGTAGGTAGACTCAAGGTAAGCTTATTACCTGTTTTTTCCTCTATTTTTAAATCAAATTCACATAAGTATACTCAGAAAATAAGCTGGACTGAAGCGGGAAGCGCAAAGTTATTCCATAAATACAATTCAGATTTAGGGATTAGTAATAAATTATTCACTCCAAAATCTAAAACATATTTAGAATGGAGATATCTAAAATGTCCTTTGCAAAAATACAGAATTGATGCTTGTGATGAATATTTTATAGCTGGTTATGTAAAGCACCACTCAAACTTTAAAGAATTAAGAATATCGGAATTAATAATTGGGAAAGTTAATAAAAAGTTAATTAAAAGTATTATTCTAAATTGGGCAAGAGAACATAATGTTCATTTTATAAGTTTCTCATACCCTACCGATATTAAATTACTGACAAAACTAACTGGTAATTATGGACCATCATTTACTCTGAGATGTATCCAGGAAAGCAAAAAAATAACGTTCGACTTCATACAACTTAAAAATTTAGACAATTGGCGTTATAGTTTAGGGGATCTTGAATTATTTTAA
- a CDS encoding polysaccharide deacetylase family protein, translating into MLDRSGSLVISLDFELLWGVFDKLSFEENQLYFIKTRNAIPQILQIFEKFEIHATWATVGMLFNHNWEEWNSNIPSNIPNYQNRNLSAYNFGKSIQSKSTEFACFAPDLIKKIISTKNQELATHTYSHFYCREKGQDLKSFREDLKMSVSLAEKVGQDLHSLVFPRNQLNKGYLETCSDLGITSVRSNPNKWYWEDTQKDTLAQKIFRTGDAYIGKNNKSYLLSEISRIQNISIQSASRLLRPFSHNRAFNYLRLKRIANEMEYAAINGQIYHLWWHPHNFGNNPDSNLRDLTYLLQVYKKLRSKYNFSSMTMKELKNETCSYNKF; encoded by the coding sequence ATGTTAGATCGGTCAGGTTCTTTAGTGATTTCATTAGATTTTGAATTACTATGGGGAGTTTTTGACAAATTGAGTTTTGAAGAGAATCAATTATATTTTATCAAAACAAGAAATGCCATTCCCCAGATTTTACAAATTTTTGAAAAATTTGAGATTCATGCTACTTGGGCTACAGTAGGAATGCTATTTAATCATAATTGGGAAGAATGGAATTCTAATATTCCTTCAAACATACCAAATTATCAAAATAGAAATTTATCTGCGTATAATTTTGGTAAATCTATACAGTCTAAAAGCACAGAGTTTGCATGTTTTGCTCCAGATTTGATTAAGAAAATAATTAGCACCAAAAATCAGGAATTAGCTACACATACCTATTCTCATTTTTATTGTAGGGAAAAGGGACAAGATTTAAAAAGCTTCCGAGAAGATTTGAAAATGTCAGTTTCATTAGCAGAGAAAGTAGGTCAGGATTTACATTCTTTAGTTTTCCCACGTAATCAATTAAATAAAGGATATCTTGAGACTTGTAGTGATTTGGGAATTACAAGTGTACGCTCCAATCCAAATAAATGGTATTGGGAGGATACCCAGAAAGATACTCTTGCTCAAAAAATTTTCCGAACAGGTGATGCCTACATCGGTAAAAACAATAAATCCTATCTTTTATCTGAAATAAGTCGTATTCAAAATATTAGTATTCAATCGGCTAGTCGGCTACTAAGACCTTTTTCTCATAACCGAGCTTTCAATTATCTGAGATTGAAGCGAATTGCGAATGAGATGGAATACGCCGCTATAAATGGTCAAATATATCATTTATGGTGGCATCCGCATAACTTTGGAAATAACCCAGATAGCAATCTTAGAGATCTAACATATCTTCTTCAGGTATACAAAAAACTTAGATCAAAATATAATTTTTCTTCTATGACGATGAAGGAGTTGAAAAATGAAACTTGCAGTTATAACAAATTTTGA
- a CDS encoding glycosyltransferase yields MDFNTFRKLFEVEPVIEKKNSTPKKPMVSVCIQTYNQENYISQCIESILSQETTFQFEILLADDGSDDETPKICLYYANKYPNKIRYIIHSRINNIKVLGQSSANFISIFNFFSARGKYIAICEGDDFWGDSQKLQKQYEFMEENPGYSLCYHSFIPVNDKGIYIDTQLVSPIKKSIKSKDLIFPWVHPSTLTIFFRNILDKIPIEATKVLTLDVFLYSILGNFGPGKYLKEISPSYYRLQDNGLWGKRDLSYKLLNKINTYKNIGDYYKRIDSLEFSKVFRSRILKLRLYLFYYNLKKFRFKKAFQNLL; encoded by the coding sequence ATGGATTTTAATACTTTCAGAAAATTATTTGAAGTTGAGCCGGTTATAGAGAAGAAAAATAGTACCCCAAAAAAACCTATGGTATCAGTATGCATTCAGACTTACAATCAAGAAAACTATATATCACAGTGTATTGAAAGTATTTTATCCCAGGAAACCACATTCCAGTTCGAAATCCTATTGGCAGACGACGGTTCTGACGACGAAACTCCAAAAATATGCCTGTACTATGCTAATAAATACCCAAATAAAATAAGATATATAATCCATTCTAGAATTAATAATATAAAGGTCTTAGGTCAGAGCTCTGCTAATTTTATTTCAATTTTTAATTTTTTCTCTGCAAGGGGAAAATATATTGCAATTTGCGAGGGAGATGATTTCTGGGGAGATTCTCAAAAGCTGCAAAAACAGTATGAATTCATGGAGGAAAATCCAGGCTACTCATTGTGTTATCATTCTTTTATACCGGTAAACGATAAAGGCATTTACATAGACACCCAATTAGTCTCTCCTATAAAAAAAAGTATAAAAAGTAAAGATTTAATATTCCCCTGGGTACATCCCTCAACCTTAACTATTTTTTTTAGAAACATTCTCGATAAAATACCTATTGAAGCAACAAAAGTTTTAACCCTTGATGTTTTTTTATATTCTATATTGGGGAATTTTGGGCCAGGCAAATACTTAAAAGAAATATCCCCATCCTACTATAGATTGCAGGATAATGGACTTTGGGGGAAACGTGATTTAAGTTATAAGTTGTTAAATAAAATAAACACTTATAAAAATATTGGAGATTATTATAAGCGCATTGATAGTCTTGAATTCTCCAAAGTTTTTAGAAGTAGAATTTTAAAATTAAGATTATATCTTTTTTACTACAATCTTAAAAAATTTAGGTTCAAAAAAGCTTTTCAAAATTTGTTATAA
- a CDS encoding glycosyltransferase family 4 protein, whose amino-acid sequence MHKLIRITTIPLSLEKLLEGQLSFMSRFYEVTAVSAERNRLEQYGKDNGVQIFPVEMTRAITPIQDLKSLFQLYRFLKKEKPLIVHTHTPKAGIIGMLAAKMAGVPIRLHTVAGLPLLETTGNKRKVLDTVEKLTYHLATKVYPNSFKLKEIILDLRYAKESKLKVLGQGSSNGIDTSYFDPSRYNSILNQELKNNLGISENDFIYIFVGRLVKEKGINELVRSFVNLHKKVKNISLLLVGPFEQDLDPLDHDVFDLIHSHPKIFTTGYQVDVRPYFAISDALAFPSYREGFPNVVMQANAMELPVIVSDINGCNEIVTNEENGLIVEVKNQEKLEAAMERLLKDTTLMKNLSEKARGTIQTKYEREKFWQILLKEYKELEVLYKHD is encoded by the coding sequence GTGCACAAATTAATCAGAATTACCACCATCCCACTATCCCTAGAAAAACTATTAGAAGGCCAGCTTAGCTTTATGAGTAGATTTTATGAAGTAACAGCTGTATCTGCCGAAAGAAATAGACTAGAACAATATGGAAAGGATAATGGAGTGCAAATATTTCCTGTTGAAATGACTAGGGCGATTACGCCAATTCAGGATTTAAAGAGTTTGTTTCAATTATATAGATTTTTAAAAAAGGAGAAACCACTTATTGTTCATACCCATACTCCCAAAGCGGGAATTATCGGTATGTTAGCAGCGAAAATGGCCGGAGTACCTATAAGGTTACACACTGTAGCGGGTTTACCTCTGCTTGAAACAACCGGAAATAAAAGAAAAGTGCTTGATACCGTTGAAAAACTGACTTACCATTTGGCTACTAAAGTTTATCCGAATTCTTTCAAACTAAAAGAAATTATTTTGGATCTGAGATACGCCAAAGAATCCAAGTTAAAAGTATTGGGTCAGGGTAGTTCGAATGGTATAGACACTTCCTATTTTGATCCTTCTAGATATAACTCTATACTTAATCAGGAATTAAAGAATAACCTAGGAATTTCAGAAAATGATTTCATTTATATTTTCGTTGGAAGGTTAGTCAAGGAGAAGGGAATAAACGAATTGGTCAGATCTTTTGTTAATCTTCATAAAAAGGTAAAAAATATTTCTCTTTTACTGGTAGGGCCGTTTGAACAAGATCTTGATCCTTTGGACCATGATGTTTTTGATTTAATTCATTCACACCCAAAAATTTTCACAACAGGATATCAAGTTGATGTCAGGCCGTATTTTGCTATTTCTGATGCTTTAGCTTTTCCAAGTTACAGGGAAGGTTTTCCAAATGTGGTTATGCAAGCTAATGCGATGGAATTGCCTGTAATTGTGAGTGATATTAATGGATGCAATGAAATTGTTACGAATGAAGAAAATGGTCTCATTGTAGAGGTGAAAAACCAGGAAAAACTCGAAGCTGCAATGGAAAGACTTTTAAAGGACACAACACTGATGAAAAATCTTTCAGAAAAGGCAAGGGGTACTATTCAGACAAAGTATGAAAGGGAGAAATTCTGGCAAATTCTGTTAAAAGAATACAAAGAATTAGAGGTCCTCTATAAACATGATTAA
- a CDS encoding sugar transferase, translating into MYKQFIKPFLDFIVALIGLILLSPLFITFAVLLFIVNNGKPFFFQKRPGKHGKNFQIVKFRTMTDEKDASGNLLPDASRLTSVGQLVRKTSMDEIPQLINVVKGDMSIVGPRPLLPEYLKLYSERQKKRHDVKPGITGWAQVNGRNAISWTQKFEYDVWYVENLSFSLDFKILFKTIKKVLVSEGINTENMATTEPFNGNN; encoded by the coding sequence ATGTATAAGCAATTTATAAAACCTTTTCTAGATTTCATTGTTGCGTTGATTGGTCTTATTCTATTAAGCCCTTTGTTTATAACCTTTGCCGTATTGCTTTTTATAGTAAATAATGGAAAACCATTTTTTTTTCAAAAACGGCCTGGAAAACATGGAAAGAATTTTCAGATTGTCAAATTTCGTACAATGACAGATGAAAAAGACGCTTCTGGAAATTTATTGCCAGATGCGTCTAGATTGACATCTGTAGGTCAATTGGTACGAAAGACTTCCATGGATGAAATTCCTCAGTTGATAAATGTGGTGAAAGGAGACATGAGTATTGTAGGGCCAAGACCGTTATTACCGGAATATTTAAAACTTTATTCTGAAAGGCAGAAAAAGAGGCATGATGTAAAACCGGGTATTACTGGCTGGGCTCAGGTTAACGGTAGAAATGCTATTAGCTGGACACAAAAGTTCGAATATGATGTTTGGTATGTAGAGAATTTATCTTTTAGTTTAGATTTCAAAATTTTATTTAAGACTATAAAAAAAGTATTAGTTTCTGAAGGTATTAATACTGAAAATATGGCTACAACAGAACCATTTAACGGAAACAATTAA
- a CDS encoding acetyltransferase has translation MIIFGASGHAKVIIDIVKSIGKKSIDFVLDDDRSINKIQGFEVKHDFDESMVSQDLVIAVGNNMTRKKIACKISNPFSEALKHKSAVVSENVVINEGSVVMANATINSSVVIGKHCIINSGAIIEHDTQIEDFVHISPGSTITGNVKIGEGTQVGAGATIIPGVSVGRWVTIGAGAVIINDIPDFAVVVGNPGRIIKFNKLDNE, from the coding sequence ATGATAATATTTGGTGCCAGCGGACATGCTAAAGTGATTATTGATATAGTAAAATCTATAGGCAAAAAGTCTATTGATTTCGTTTTAGATGATGACAGGTCCATAAATAAAATTCAGGGTTTTGAGGTAAAACATGATTTTGATGAATCAATGGTATCACAAGATCTGGTTATTGCTGTAGGTAATAACATGACAAGAAAGAAAATAGCTTGTAAAATCTCCAACCCGTTTTCTGAAGCTTTGAAGCATAAATCAGCCGTGGTTTCTGAAAATGTTGTGATTAATGAAGGTTCAGTAGTTATGGCTAATGCGACCATTAATTCATCTGTCGTAATTGGTAAGCATTGTATAATAAATTCAGGTGCTATAATAGAACATGATACCCAAATTGAAGATTTCGTTCATATTTCTCCAGGTTCTACAATTACTGGTAACGTGAAGATAGGTGAAGGAACTCAAGTGGGCGCTGGAGCGACCATTATTCCAGGTGTTAGCGTTGGGCGCTGGGTAACAATTGGTGCGGGTGCTGTAATAATTAATGATATCCCAGATTTTGCGGTAGTAGTTGGAAACCCAGGGAGGATAATAAAATTCAATAAATTAGACAATGAGTAA